One genomic region from Spiroplasma endosymbiont of Polydrusus cervinus encodes:
- a CDS encoding GMP reductase, with protein MKAFDYEDIQLIPELCVVDSRKECDTTVKLGKHTFNLPVVPSNMATVVNEELCEKLAEKNYFYIMHRFNVNEIKFIKHMKSKNLITSISVGVKPDDYALIETLQKEALIPDYITIDIAHGHAVSVKKMIEHIRHHLGHETFIIAGNVGTPKAVRDLEQWGADATKVGIGPGKVCITKLKTGFGNGGWQLSAVKWCSKGSSKPIIADGGLRVNGDIAKSIRMGATMCMIGSLFAAHQESPGKKVENNGVKYKVYFGSASEYNKGEKRYVEGKKELIEIRGSIFETLREMTEDLQSSISYAGGKDLSAIKKVDYVILKDSNF; from the coding sequence TTATGAAGACATTCAATTGATTCCAGAATTATGTGTTGTTGATTCCCGAAAAGAATGTGATACAACCGTTAAATTAGGAAAACATACCTTTAATTTACCTGTAGTACCTTCTAATATGGCAACGGTAGTTAATGAAGAATTATGTGAAAAACTAGCTGAAAAAAACTATTTTTATATTATGCATCGTTTTAATGTTAATGAAATTAAATTTATTAAACATATGAAAAGTAAAAATTTAATTACATCAATTTCCGTTGGTGTTAAACCAGATGATTATGCCTTAATTGAAACATTGCAAAAAGAAGCTTTAATTCCTGACTATATTACAATTGATATTGCCCATGGTCACGCCGTTAGTGTTAAGAAAATGATTGAACATATTCGTCACCATTTAGGGCACGAAACATTTATTATTGCTGGTAATGTTGGAACCCCAAAAGCTGTTCGTGATTTAGAACAATGAGGCGCTGATGCAACAAAAGTTGGAATTGGACCTGGAAAAGTATGTATTACAAAATTAAAAACTGGCTTTGGGAATGGTGGATGACAATTATCGGCCGTTAAATGATGCAGTAAAGGTAGTTCAAAACCAATTATTGCGGATGGTGGATTACGAGTTAATGGTGATATTGCCAAATCAATCCGAATGGGAGCGACAATGTGTATGATCGGAAGCTTATTTGCTGCTCATCAAGAATCACCAGGAAAAAAAGTTGAAAATAATGGCGTTAAATATAAAGTATATTTTGGCTCAGCAAGTGAATATAATAAAGGTGAAAAACGTTATGTTGAAGGAAAAAAAGAATTGATTGAAATTCGCGGTAGCATTTTTGAAACATTACGCGAAATGACCGAAGATTTACAATCATCAATTTCCTATGCTGGAGGAAAAGACCTTTCGGCCATTAAAAAAGTTGATTATGTCATTTTAAAAGATAGTAATTTTTAA